Proteins co-encoded in one Stenotrophomonas maltophilia genomic window:
- a CDS encoding ABC transporter ATP-binding protein, protein MTSTRAVAPTLQADALEKGFLSGDVQVPVLRGLSLDIYPGELTLVSGPSGCGKSTLLSLLSGLSSPDGGRVHALGQDVGHMSRSEVERFRLHHVGFVFQGFNLFPALTALEQVQLPLGYRGMRNRDSEPLARRALEEVGLGHRSHMRPAQLSGGEKQRVAVARAFAKSPTLIFADEPTSALDAENGQRVIDILHRYARAHGATVLCVSHDPRLIRHADRVIAMEDGMVRDDRRQNETVESAP, encoded by the coding sequence ATGACATCCACGCGCGCCGTTGCGCCAACTCTGCAGGCCGACGCACTGGAGAAGGGCTTCCTGTCCGGCGATGTGCAGGTGCCGGTGCTGCGAGGCCTGTCACTGGACATCTATCCCGGTGAACTGACCCTGGTCTCAGGACCGTCCGGCTGCGGCAAGAGCACGCTGTTGTCGCTGCTGTCCGGCCTGTCGTCGCCCGATGGTGGCCGCGTACATGCGCTCGGCCAGGATGTGGGGCACATGAGCCGCAGCGAGGTGGAGCGATTCCGGCTGCATCATGTCGGGTTCGTGTTCCAGGGCTTCAATCTGTTCCCGGCGCTGACCGCGCTGGAACAGGTGCAGCTGCCCTTGGGCTACCGGGGCATGCGCAATCGCGATAGCGAACCGTTGGCGCGCAGAGCACTGGAAGAGGTCGGCCTGGGCCATCGCAGCCATATGCGCCCGGCGCAGCTGTCCGGCGGAGAGAAGCAACGCGTGGCGGTGGCTCGCGCCTTCGCCAAGTCGCCGACGCTGATCTTCGCCGACGAACCGACCAGTGCGCTGGATGCCGAGAATGGCCAGCGCGTCATCGACATCCTGCATCGTTACGCGCGTGCACATGGCGCCACTGTGCTGTGCGTGAGCCACGATCCACGCCTGATCCGGCATGCCGATCGGGTGATCGCCATGGAAGACGGCATGGTCCGTGATGACCGCCGCCAGAATGAAACCGTAGAGTCCGCCCCATGA
- the pgsA gene encoding CDP-diacylglycerol--glycerol-3-phosphate 3-phosphatidyltransferase, producing MKLTLPTWLTLLRIVMIPVLVLVFYLPYTWTNFASAAIFGLAAITDWLDGWIARRYQLESAFGAFLDPVADKLMVAVALFLIVQGHPTPWMAFWAAVIVGREIAVSALREWMAELGQRAKVRVAMIGKIKTTAQMVALLCLLYSVAPNVPVEDIWMGWPVFHIGDWTLAIAAVLTLWSGLQYLHAAWPSLREDERAARERSRQKKLGN from the coding sequence ATGAAGTTGACCCTGCCCACCTGGCTCACGTTGTTGCGGATCGTGATGATCCCGGTGCTGGTGCTGGTGTTCTACCTGCCCTACACCTGGACCAACTTCGCTTCGGCGGCGATCTTCGGCCTGGCCGCGATCACCGACTGGCTCGATGGCTGGATCGCCCGCCGCTACCAGCTGGAGTCGGCATTCGGCGCTTTCCTCGATCCGGTGGCGGACAAGTTGATGGTGGCGGTGGCGCTGTTCCTGATCGTGCAGGGCCACCCGACGCCGTGGATGGCCTTCTGGGCGGCGGTGATCGTCGGCCGCGAAATCGCGGTGTCGGCGCTGCGCGAATGGATGGCCGAGCTGGGCCAGCGCGCCAAGGTGCGCGTGGCGATGATCGGCAAGATCAAGACCACCGCACAGATGGTCGCGCTGTTGTGCCTGCTGTACTCGGTGGCGCCGAACGTACCGGTGGAAGACATCTGGATGGGCTGGCCGGTATTCCACATTGGTGATTGGACGCTGGCCATTGCCGCAGTGCTGACCCTGTGGTCGGGCCTGCAGTACCTGCACGCCGCCTGGCCGAGCCTGCGCGAAGACGAGCGCGCCGCGCGCGAGCGTTCGCGGCAGAAGAAGCTGGGCAACTGA
- the uvrC gene encoding excinuclease ABC subunit UvrC, whose translation MTDASAPAFDGKAFAAHLSTAPGVYRMYAADDTLLYVGKARALRNRVGSYFNGSPKNARIMSMISQIARMDVTVTRSEAEALLLENQLIKSLSPRYNVSLRDDKTYPHVLLTREDWPRIALHRGPRAIPGRYFGPYPGVTAVRETLNLMHKLFKLRSCEDSVFRNRSRPCLQYQIGRCSAPCVELVAPAEYAESVRRAALFLEGKSDELTRELGEQMQAASEALEFEQAARLRDLISSLRSMQTRQYVDGRAADLDVLAVAMQGSQACVLLLAFRDGRNLGTRPFFPRTNGEDSAEEVLAAFVSQYYIEFEPPREILLDREIPDADLLVAALSASAERKVQLKWNVRGERAGYVELASRNAQLTLATELNSRNAQHARSDALRDMLGLAEPVKRVECFDISHTLGEATVASCVVFDAAGPVRAQYRRFNISGIEPGDDYAAMRQAIDRRFRRAVEEQGVLPDVLLIDGGAGQLAQAQSALADLGVEGVLLVGVAKGVERRAGHEALVMPDGRELRPGAANPALQFIQQVRDEAHRFAITGHRGRRQKARMTSKLEDIPGIGPRRRASLLKHFGGLVGLKAAGEAEIAKVEGINDALAARIYANLHGLATPDAAE comes from the coding sequence ATGACCGACGCTTCCGCCCCGGCCTTCGACGGCAAGGCCTTCGCGGCCCATCTGAGCACGGCCCCCGGCGTGTACCGGATGTACGCCGCCGACGACACCCTGCTGTATGTCGGCAAGGCGCGCGCACTGCGCAACCGTGTGGGCAGCTACTTCAACGGCAGCCCGAAGAATGCGCGGATCATGTCGATGATCTCGCAGATCGCGCGCATGGACGTGACCGTGACGCGCTCGGAAGCCGAGGCGCTGCTGCTGGAGAACCAGCTGATCAAGTCGCTGTCGCCGCGCTACAACGTTTCGCTGCGCGACGACAAGACCTATCCGCATGTGCTGCTCACCCGCGAAGACTGGCCGCGCATCGCCCTGCATCGCGGGCCGCGTGCCATTCCCGGCCGCTATTTCGGGCCATACCCGGGCGTCACCGCAGTGCGCGAGACGCTCAACCTGATGCACAAGCTGTTCAAGCTGCGCAGTTGCGAGGACAGCGTGTTCCGCAACCGTTCGCGGCCGTGCCTGCAGTACCAGATCGGCCGCTGCAGTGCGCCCTGCGTGGAACTGGTGGCGCCGGCCGAGTACGCCGAATCGGTGCGCCGCGCCGCACTGTTCCTGGAAGGCAAGAGTGATGAGCTGACCCGCGAGCTGGGTGAGCAGATGCAGGCCGCCAGCGAGGCGCTGGAGTTCGAACAGGCCGCGCGCCTGCGCGATCTGATCTCCTCGTTGCGCAGCATGCAGACCCGGCAGTATGTGGATGGCCGCGCCGCCGATCTGGACGTGCTGGCGGTGGCCATGCAGGGTTCGCAGGCCTGCGTGCTGCTGCTGGCGTTCCGCGACGGTCGCAACCTCGGCACCCGTCCGTTCTTTCCACGCACCAATGGCGAGGACAGCGCGGAGGAAGTGCTGGCCGCGTTCGTCTCGCAGTACTACATCGAGTTCGAGCCACCGCGCGAGATCCTGCTGGACCGCGAGATTCCCGACGCCGACCTGCTGGTGGCGGCGCTGTCGGCCTCGGCCGAGCGCAAGGTGCAGCTGAAGTGGAACGTGCGCGGCGAGCGCGCCGGCTACGTGGAACTGGCCAGCCGCAACGCGCAGTTGACGCTGGCCACGGAACTCAACAGCCGCAATGCCCAGCACGCGCGCAGCGATGCGTTGCGCGACATGCTGGGGCTGGCCGAGCCGGTCAAGCGGGTGGAATGCTTCGATATCAGCCATACGCTGGGCGAAGCCACCGTGGCCTCGTGCGTGGTGTTCGACGCGGCCGGGCCGGTGCGCGCGCAGTACCGCCGTTTCAACATCAGCGGCATCGAGCCGGGCGATGACTATGCCGCCATGCGCCAGGCCATCGACCGTCGCTTCCGTCGTGCGGTGGAAGAGCAGGGCGTGCTGCCGGATGTACTGCTCATCGACGGTGGTGCCGGCCAGCTGGCCCAGGCCCAGTCCGCGCTGGCCGACCTGGGCGTGGAAGGCGTGCTGCTGGTGGGCGTTGCCAAGGGCGTGGAGCGCCGTGCCGGCCACGAAGCGCTGGTGATGCCCGATGGCCGTGAGTTGCGCCCGGGGGCCGCCAATCCGGCGCTGCAGTTCATCCAGCAGGTGCGCGACGAGGCGCACCGGTTCGCCATCACCGGTCACCGCGGCCGTCGCCAGAAGGCCCGGATGACCAGCAAGCTGGAGGACATCCCCGGCATCGGCCCGCGTCGCCGTGCCAGCCTGCTCAAGCATTTCGGCGGTCTGGTCGGCCTCAAGGCCGCCGGCGAGGCGGAAATCGCCAAGGTGGAAGGCATCAATGACGCCCTTGCGGCGCGTATCTACGCTAACCTGCACGGGTTGGCCACGCCCGATGCGGCCGAGTAG
- a CDS encoding HlyD family secretion protein: MIRTSHLFSLGLALSAALLLGACAREASAPATAPAGKTGDAANKVAVARGIIDVEGGLIALAPPMDGSISAAPVKEGALVKKGQLLLSLDGALLQQEVAMASADLALANDRLKGSQAQLRELERNAARLATGASEGVSSNQQADAAKQQLASVRVDVDVAAAQVDMAQHKLEHAKLKLQQMSLTAPDAGTVVGQVPGPGAFVRAGKPAISLLPARPLQVRAELSAAYADAVQVGMQATVVPDSDGAGNAAPLPLARVVRISPVFAQARLPEDAGRGVAKVVECVLEFDGEAKARFGQHVRVEFRKQAQSAAEPTP, from the coding sequence ATGATCAGAACATCGCACCTGTTTTCGCTCGGCCTGGCTTTGTCCGCAGCGTTGCTGCTCGGCGCCTGCGCCAGGGAGGCGTCTGCGCCTGCAACCGCTCCTGCGGGCAAGACCGGCGATGCCGCCAACAAGGTCGCCGTTGCGCGCGGCATCATTGATGTGGAGGGTGGGCTGATTGCGCTCGCACCGCCGATGGACGGCTCGATCAGCGCAGCGCCGGTGAAGGAGGGTGCGCTGGTGAAGAAGGGACAGCTCCTGCTGTCGTTGGATGGTGCATTGCTGCAACAGGAGGTGGCGATGGCCAGCGCCGATCTGGCCTTGGCCAATGACCGGTTGAAGGGCAGCCAGGCGCAGTTGCGCGAACTGGAGCGTAACGCCGCCCGCCTGGCCACCGGCGCCAGCGAAGGCGTGTCGTCCAACCAGCAGGCTGACGCGGCCAAGCAGCAACTGGCGAGTGTGCGCGTCGACGTTGACGTGGCCGCTGCGCAGGTCGACATGGCCCAGCACAAGCTGGAGCACGCCAAGCTGAAACTGCAGCAGATGTCGCTGACCGCGCCGGACGCCGGCACTGTGGTCGGCCAGGTGCCGGGCCCCGGTGCATTCGTGCGGGCCGGCAAACCGGCGATCTCGCTGCTGCCGGCGCGCCCGCTGCAAGTGCGCGCCGAACTCAGTGCCGCCTACGCCGATGCGGTGCAGGTGGGCATGCAGGCCACCGTGGTGCCGGACAGCGATGGCGCCGGCAACGCCGCCCCGCTGCCACTGGCGCGCGTGGTGCGCATCAGCCCGGTGTTCGCGCAGGCGCGCCTGCCTGAAGACGCAGGCCGTGGCGTAGCCAAGGTGGTGGAGTGCGTGCTCGAGTTCGATGGCGAGGCCAAGGCGCGCTTCGGCCAGCACGTGCGGGTGGAGTTCCGGAAGCAGGCGCAGTCAGCGGCTGAGCCAACGCCGTAG
- a CDS encoding ABC transporter permease, whose amino-acid sequence MIALARKTLAYEWRRFLPVVMAMCFAGVLLIVQAALVLGIFGTAAIYVKASSADIWAGFPGTQSVNYGHAISADVESHLRMDPDVTRVEPYEWVDGEWRSSAPGTGNVSVYLSGIATADDAMMFARILPADLRAQLREPGAVIVDSADLDTLGVDLQNNRAWINGKAVRVVAAQPGLRGLGGVNVLASLDTARAIAGTDPHEGSTYFVAGLRSPELADRVRDRLSASMGQATPVEFWTAPEFASRSQRYWLFDTGAGIAVLFMAVIVCFVGAVITNQSFASVVAGSVREYATLNALGAGRYALARVVFEQALLIGGVGMLLAAAFSTVVLLIAQTQRVPVQLTPMVILGCVALVAVMAMLSSIMAVRSVVRSDPSLLLR is encoded by the coding sequence ATGATCGCGCTGGCCCGCAAGACCCTGGCCTATGAGTGGCGCCGGTTCCTGCCGGTGGTGATGGCGATGTGCTTCGCCGGCGTGCTGCTGATCGTGCAGGCGGCGCTGGTGCTGGGCATCTTCGGCACCGCTGCGATTTACGTGAAAGCGTCGTCGGCCGATATCTGGGCCGGTTTTCCCGGGACACAGAGCGTCAACTACGGTCATGCCATCAGCGCCGATGTGGAAAGCCACCTGCGCATGGACCCGGATGTCACCCGCGTCGAACCCTACGAGTGGGTCGATGGCGAGTGGCGCTCCAGTGCGCCGGGCACCGGCAACGTGTCGGTGTACCTGTCCGGCATCGCCACCGCCGACGACGCGATGATGTTCGCGCGCATCCTGCCGGCTGACCTGCGTGCGCAACTGCGCGAGCCGGGCGCGGTGATCGTCGACAGCGCCGATCTGGATACGCTGGGCGTGGACCTGCAGAACAACCGTGCCTGGATCAACGGCAAGGCCGTGCGTGTGGTCGCCGCACAACCCGGCCTGCGGGGTCTTGGGGGTGTCAACGTGCTGGCCTCGCTGGATACTGCGCGCGCCATTGCCGGCACCGATCCGCATGAAGGCAGCACCTATTTCGTGGCGGGCCTGCGCTCGCCGGAGCTGGCCGATCGCGTACGCGATCGCCTGTCGGCCTCGATGGGCCAGGCCACGCCGGTCGAGTTCTGGACGGCGCCCGAGTTCGCCAGCCGCTCGCAGCGGTACTGGCTGTTCGATACCGGCGCCGGCATCGCGGTGCTGTTCATGGCGGTCATCGTCTGCTTCGTCGGCGCGGTGATCACCAACCAATCGTTCGCCTCGGTGGTGGCCGGTTCGGTGCGCGAGTACGCCACGCTCAATGCACTCGGTGCCGGTCGCTATGCGCTGGCGCGGGTGGTGTTCGAGCAGGCGCTGCTGATTGGTGGTGTGGGCATGTTGCTGGCGGCGGCGTTCAGCACCGTGGTGCTGTTGATCGCGCAGACCCAGCGCGTGCCGGTGCAGCTGACGCCGATGGTCATCCTCGGCTGCGTGGCGCTGGTCGCGGTGATGGCCATGCTGTCGAGCATCATGGCGGTACGCAGCGTCGTCCGCTCCGATCCATCGTTGCTGTTGCGCTGA
- a CDS encoding TolC family protein: MSVPVPELPDRTPSAWTQPPPGSGVAVDARQWWKALSDPALDGLVDQAIADNLDLQQATLRLQAVRITSGTADSRFLPEISASAKQVQDAAAVDTYFHAGIEAIWDLGLFGAAESAHLAAQASAGNAEALRSAAQVAVIADVVRSYLDLTVAQAQQDLLARQQAVDDRGEQLARVRQRLRLDEPGELERLQARQAATRAASAQARENADSAARALALLLGRDGPDPAWRAWRTPPRLGVFALQQVPADLLRHRPQILLAESAVLQAAADKGTARAAMYPRVSLGGSILYAYNLTQNARSNSDSSPSIGPYIDIPLWDWGQRRARFQAEDKQLGAALLGYRKAVLEGVSEVEGALGSLARQDSSIQSLRAANEAASQQVRRQARQVQLGLSSEFEGLDTQRAALAAQADLIGAQGARVLAFASLYRALGGAPLPVETEDAAQ, from the coding sequence ATGTCGGTGCCCGTTCCAGAGCTGCCTGACCGTACGCCGAGCGCCTGGACCCAGCCGCCACCGGGAAGCGGCGTGGCGGTGGATGCGCGGCAGTGGTGGAAGGCACTGTCCGACCCGGCACTCGATGGTCTGGTCGACCAGGCCATCGCCGACAACCTCGACCTGCAGCAGGCCACGCTGCGCCTGCAGGCAGTGCGGATCACATCGGGCACCGCCGATTCGCGCTTCCTGCCGGAGATCTCGGCCAGCGCCAAGCAGGTGCAGGACGCCGCCGCCGTCGATACCTATTTCCATGCTGGCATTGAAGCGATCTGGGATCTGGGTCTGTTCGGTGCCGCCGAAAGTGCGCATCTGGCGGCGCAGGCCTCGGCCGGCAATGCCGAAGCACTGCGCAGCGCCGCGCAGGTGGCGGTGATTGCCGACGTGGTGCGCAGCTATCTGGATCTGACCGTGGCGCAGGCGCAGCAGGACCTGCTGGCCCGTCAGCAGGCCGTGGACGATCGCGGCGAGCAGTTGGCCCGGGTGCGGCAGCGCCTGCGCCTGGATGAACCGGGAGAGCTGGAACGCCTGCAGGCGCGCCAGGCGGCCACGCGCGCGGCGTCGGCGCAGGCGCGTGAGAATGCAGACAGCGCAGCGCGTGCACTGGCGCTGTTGCTCGGCCGCGATGGCCCGGACCCGGCGTGGCGCGCCTGGCGCACGCCGCCCAGACTCGGTGTGTTTGCCTTGCAGCAGGTGCCAGCGGACCTGCTGCGGCATCGCCCGCAGATCCTGCTGGCCGAATCGGCGGTGCTGCAGGCTGCGGCCGACAAGGGCACCGCGCGCGCGGCGATGTACCCACGGGTCAGTCTGGGCGGCTCGATCCTGTACGCCTACAACCTCACCCAGAATGCGCGCTCCAACTCTGATTCCAGCCCCTCGATCGGCCCCTACATCGACATACCGCTGTGGGACTGGGGCCAGCGCCGTGCGCGCTTCCAGGCCGAGGACAAGCAGCTGGGCGCCGCGTTGCTGGGCTACCGCAAGGCGGTGCTGGAAGGCGTAAGCGAAGTGGAAGGCGCACTGGGCAGCCTGGCCCGACAGGACAGCAGCATCCAGTCGCTGCGTGCGGCCAACGAGGCCGCCAGCCAGCAGGTCAGGCGCCAGGCACGGCAGGTGCAGCTGGGCCTGTCCAGCGAATTCGAGGGTCTGGACACACAGCGTGCCGCACTCGCCGCGCAGGCTGATCTGATCGGTGCGCAGGGCGCGCGCGTGCTGGCGTTTGCGTCGCTGTACCGCGCGCTTGGCGGCGCACCGTTGCCGGTCGAGACCGAGGATGCGGCGCAATGA
- a CDS encoding acyl-CoA thioesterase domain-containing protein: protein MAFFERLSDTRYLPTKFDLSNGMAVRADPRTVAFPNLDLTAHLFGVPEGEWLGFDTPVSFGQQGLGLTSTVLHDARGPIGTLAQALTVRP from the coding sequence ATGGCCTTCTTCGAACGACTGAGTGACACCCGCTACCTGCCGACCAAGTTCGACCTGTCCAACGGCATGGCGGTGCGCGCCGACCCCAGGACTGTGGCCTTCCCCAACCTGGACCTGACCGCGCACCTGTTCGGCGTGCCTGAAGGCGAATGGCTGGGCTTTGACACCCCGGTGTCGTTCGGCCAGCAGGGCCTGGGCCTGACCAGCACGGTGCTGCACGATGCACGCGGCCCGATCGGGACGCTTGCCCAGGCCCTTACCGTGCGTCCGTAA